The following DNA comes from Erigeron canadensis isolate Cc75 chromosome 3, C_canadensis_v1, whole genome shotgun sequence.
tagaattctccttccaaatcttttcccttattttctcttcttcctttaaataaaactcaagaacccagatatttttaaaatcctttacaatctttttctttccttttaaaacaaaactcaagaacataccaCCATAAATCAAcgcaataataaaatatatatatatatatatataatgtttttttaccCCTACCACCAGGCAGCACcagtcaaaaactcaaaatttctGTCTTCCACAACCAACAACAATAAAGCTTTAAGCCGCGGTTGTCGTTAAAACACATCCGACTTCTATTTAAGCCAAAATACAAAACCTCCCGTTTTCCACGTAAGCAAACGATGGAAGAACAAGATGGTCTTCGAGTTACCAAAATGGACGCAATTCCATCAGCCAAAGAATTCACTTCACAAATTGAACCTAAAAACGTTCCTGCTGTAGCTACACATACTAATCTAATTTTAATTCACCAAACTCAATTTGTATTTCTCATTGATTTTGGTTAATGTTAATTACCTGCAGGTATTTCATAAATGCGTTAATGATTGGAAGGCTTTCAGTAAGTGGAATCCGTCAACTGGCGGTCTCGATTACTTACAGGTCCATTTTCATCTCTCTAGTTTCTGTTTCATTCaagtaattatttatttatcaattatCAAATTATAATCTAATTGAATACTTCACCGTAGGTATTTAGGGTTTAAGTTTAACCAGGGTTTAATTATaatctatagatatagataggaTCCACTGTGAAGCCACAAAATCCATGCATATTTGTGGATGGTACTTGTCACTTGATAGCttgaataaagaaagaaagaaattgctcagtgccgccttccacgggttttgagccccaatacctcgatggtgtatggggaggttaagatgtagacagaccttacctctaccttagtagagaggctgcttccattttctacctaaatggtagaaaaggccctacAACCTttacatgggatgaggatcgaacccttgacctctgtctccagatgccagggtgtttaccactgatccaaccaagTTGCTTTTACTTGATATCTTGAATATTATTGCAATTACCCACTCAATATCAGGTCAAAGAGCTCGCTATGATATTACAACAATTGGTCTTATTCATTTGAACATATGTATTTTTGGTCTTGAAAAAATGTGGTTGACTATAGTACTATACTACTATTCCATATGTAGCAAGAATATTTTTGGTTAATGCTTAATGGTGGCCACACTATGGGTGTGGGAAGGACCAAATATGGATGATCTGTAATACGACAATTCCTGCTGAGTGTTGACATGTGCAGTCCGTTGTTAATTGGATGTGGGTTGACGATGTAACATTACATGAAACCATCATTGAACCACATGATACACATCAATCTGTATCAAAGTGCTTAGCAAGTCTCTACTTTTATTTCGCCATATATAATATCCTCAACTATGTCTTGTCTCTTTCTACAACAGCACCTTATGTAGAAAAGTGGACGTTGATAGCTTTTATTACAGTTCTGCATCTATCATTCATATTCCAAATCAGTATTTGACATGCTTATTCTATTTATCACATTAACATGTGATTGAATATCAGTTCATATTTACCATTTCTCTTTATATGTGAACCGATACACAGGAACTTGCAGGGTCGTCAACGGTGGAAGTTATGTTGTCCAAATCTGCTCCAGTCTTTTACGGTGATATCAGAAACCATGAGATGGTATTTTTCTTGATCAGTTTTACGTGTTGTTTTATATGAAAGTTATGCATTGGAGGCCACTTACTGCAGTCATATCTTTCCTTCACTAGGTCCAGTTACCCTTTTCTGCCTTTATTGGATATTGCAATTCTTTGCAGAGCAAAGAAAGTCACGCTTCTTGCTCAAGTACAGAGAAGCTTTTGCCACCTAGCACTTATACCGAACAAGATGATCTATTAGCTGGGAATACGCTTGAACAAATTTATTTAGCACAGGTTGATATTTCATTTTCAAAGTATTTCTGCTAATGAGATAAGACTAAGGGGATACTTGGTTTAATATAGTAATGGAAATGGGAAACATAATGGGAATACTAACTAACTTACTAAGTAATGTGATCAAAGTATTCCTTTATATTAATGTTGCATGGTTTGTAATACTATGTAATGTAAGTTGTAtgtatttacacatatataaaacatataatattaataaatatgtaataccaataattaattaataatattaattacgTAAGAAGAAATAAACATAATTTGCCTACATAGGAAGTTGAATTTTGATTACCCCCAATTTATTGGGAAATGGAGAATTAGCCACTAATGGGTAATGGAGCATTGCATAGTAGGATAACAAGCATAGTTAATCATTACCATTGCCATTCCTTATACCTTAAAATCTCCAACCAAGCACCCATAATACTTTGTCAAACAGGGTAAACGGAGAGGCATACCTGTCATCATATGTTAAAAGTCCTATAAGTTTGGGCAAGAAAGTGTTGTGATGGACACAACCCATATCAAATTAATGATGTGACCCGAACCCCCTTTGATTCATTAGTCAACACGCCCGACTAACCTCTTTTTGTACATCTAGCAATCTCAAAAATGTATTGATACCATCTAAGTGAAGATGTTGGACCTCCTTGTACTAATTAACTCGGTAGTGTTTGTGTATCTACATAATATTCAGAATGTGTGCACTGATACAGGTACCAATTATGAATAACGAGAAAGAAGAGAAGGTTCAATTAGGAAGTCTTATAGAAGACATTCAGACGGTATGTGCACAATGGTTGCAAGATCATCTTCTCTTATTTCCCTTGCAATCTTGCTACTATATATCTCCTCTCTTTTTTTGACTTTCTTGCTACACTTATTCAATACGTGTAGCCCCCATTTCTGGAGACAAAGACCTTGGCTTCTATCAATCTATGGATGAATGGTGCTCAAACAAGATCAAGCACTCACTATGACCCGCACCATAACCTTCTATGCGTGGTTTCTGGCAGCAAACAAGGTGTACATTTGTTAAATATTAATGCCAAAAAGTGTATATGCAAATGTGTGCCAAACAATTAGATTTTCACGGGGGATCTTCAGCTCTTACATCACTGGGAAAATTATTTTCACTGTATCAGTAAACTAGATGATGTACTTTTTGATGCTTAGGCACATGTATTTCTTTCACTGTGGTCATAgatctttattttaaaaaatagtgaTTTGCAACTTCTTTTGCCTAAACATGTGTAAGAGTGTGAAGCATAGATGATAcactaactttttatttttttttctgtttcttgTCTGCTAAAACTATGTCGTTCAGTTGATCTGTGGCCCCCTTCATCATGTCCTTTCTTATATCCGATGCCTTTGTATGGTGAGGCATCAAACCACAGGTATACATTCTCTTATACTTCTCTAAATAGGACAGGTAAAAATAAGTGCATCTGAAGAAAACCAAAGAACGGAACCAGGAATGAACTGAACTAGTACCTgttatatttggttttttttttctcagttTGTAAAACGTCAGTTCTTGGTTTTGCTTGGACCGGAATTGGAACTAAATTAGTACCGAATTTCAAATGGCCTcattttatgtatgtatgttaagTTATGAAAAATCTAATTTTTATTCAGTTTAGAGTTCAGTTTGGGACCAAATAGGTTTAAACCAGTACTGAAGCAGTTTAGATCGGCCTGTATCTCATTTTCATTACTATCAATGTTCCAGTTCCGGCTCTGATTTAGTCCTGGTTTGGTGCGATCAGATCCGGTTCCATTCGATGAACACCTCTACCCCTACATTAGGAAGTAAAAGCACTTTCTAGTAAAACTGTCATGGTATTCATTCTATATATTTGGGTTCTACCAGCTCTATTTCCATAGACGAACCAGATTTTTCTCTTCATCCAAGAGCAGAACACTCAAAAAAGCATTCTCAAAGGGTGATTCTTCATGCAGGAGACGCACTTTTCATTCCTGAAGGGTGGTAAGATTTGTATTTCCATGCATTCCTATTCTAAACCTCGTAGTTGAGATctaatttgattattatgaaAAGAGTAACACAAGGAACGGTATCCTTATAGATGAATAACAATGTGTTGTGTTACAAAGCGGCTTAGGAACCTTTTAGTGACTGCCTCATTTCTGGTTACTCAGATTTTTTATGAAATGTGGATTTTCCAATACAAGAATGAATGACCATGAATCTCAAGTGCTTGTTGACAACTATTATTTGTGATGGGaatgtttttgatatatataaaaatgtttggaTGAGATAATTCAGGCTTTACCTACCTAGCACCTACGATTTTGCGCGAACTTTATGTAGAACATGTACCACCTAATCATTCTTTACTTAGCCACTTATCTACAATTAATTTCTTGTTTCTCATGTTATATCTCTTAACCAGGTTCCATCAAGTTGACAGTGAAAATTTGACTGTTGCTGTTAACTTTTGGTGGCGGTCTGAAATGATGTCTGGCATGTTGGAACACATGGATTCATACTATCTGCGCAGGATATTGAAAAGGTATTCCCTTTTGTACTTGTGTTTCTGCCGGTTTAGAACATTATACAGAGGCTGATACTGATCATGCATCCACTGTTTCATGTCTACATCAAACTGGTAAAACTTCAAGACTGACTGACAAAGAAATGGTAAATACTTCTTTCAACTCTTACGTATTTTGCATGCTGTGGATGATTATTGGCTTTTTACTTTACACAGCTTTTGTAATCTAATTGGAGCTATACAAAATTACACTAGTTACTATTAGCCTCCAAGTATAAGCTCACAGTGGAGTGTATCATGTCACTGAACAAGTGTGTATGATATTTGCTATCCTTTGTGTCAGAAATCTTACTAGTGTTTTTTATCACTTTCATAATTTGGACAGAATCAGATGCTGTGTAAGACTTCTCCTAGTGTGCATAACAAACCTTATGAACAATCAGGTTAGTTGTAAAATACAAATCTGTAATTTATTTAATTCCGTAATACATGATACATGTGCTAATCTATAAGGCTTATTGATTTAGTACATGATACATATGCTAATCTATAAGGCTTATTGATTAAGTATTTCACGGATGATGATAATCAATTGCCTTAATGATTTATTTCATAGATGAGCATAGTATCAAGGTTTCTGGCGGGGATAAGTTGAATGATGGGAACATGCTACAAGATCTAAAGCCTTCTGTTCTCGAATCTCTTCATAAACTTGTTTCTCTAGTCCATGACCGTGTCAATGCTACTGATTTGAGTTATGACATGGAGAAAACAGGGTCCAAGAAAACTGTGGTCTCAGAATTGTATAACCTGGA
Coding sequences within:
- the LOC122591240 gene encoding uncharacterized protein LOC122591240 isoform X1, with product MEEQDGLRVTKMDAIPSAKEFTSQIEPKNVPAVFHKCVNDWKAFSKWNPSTGGLDYLQELAGSSTVEVMLSKSAPVFYGDIRNHEMVQLPFSAFIGYCNSLQSKESHASCSSTEKLLPPSTYTEQDDLLAGNTLEQIYLAQVPIMNNEKEEKVQLGSLIEDIQTPPFLETKTLASINLWMNGAQTRSSTHYDPHHNLLCVVSGSKQVDLWPPSSCPFLYPMPLYGEASNHSSISIDEPDFSLHPRAEHSKKHSQRVILHAGDALFIPEGWFHQVDSENLTVAVNFWWRSEMMSGMLEHMDSYYLRRILKRLTDKEMNQMLCKTSPSVHNKPYEQSDEHSIKVSGGDKLNDGNMLQDLKPSVLESLHKLVSLVHDRVNATDLSYDMEKTGSKKTVVSELYNLEDDLVAHIFWILEPLDLQKMFLAMVHHFPRTLEGLVLHLVSPVGAEVLTQKFDEMDQLNNEDDRNEFYRLFYSVFDDQFAVMDTLLNGKESFSCQVFKNVMDKFLGVKVQ
- the LOC122591240 gene encoding tRNA wybutosine-synthesizing protein 5 isoform X2 translates to MEEQDGLRVTKMDAIPSAKEFTSQIEPKNVPAVFHKCVNDWKAFSKWNPSTGGLDYLQELAGSSTVEVMLSKSAPVFYGDIRNHEMVQLPFSAFIGYCNSLQSKESHASCSSTEKLLPPSTYTEQDDLLAGNTLEQIYLAQVPIMNNEKEEKVQLGSLIEDIQTPPFLETKTLASINLWMNGAQTRSSTHYDPHHNLLCVVSGSKQVDLWPPSSCPFLYPMPLYGEASNHSSISIDEPDFSLHPRAEHSKKHSQRVILHAGDALFIPEGWFHQVDSENLTVAVNFWWRSEMMSGMLEHMDSYYLRRILKRLTDKEMNQMLCKTSPSVHNKPYEQSDEHSIKVSGGDKLNDGNMLQDLKPSVLESLHKLVSLVHDRVNATDLSYDMEKTGSKKTVVSELYNLEDDLVAHIFWILEPLDLQKMFLAMVVSPDSRPIC